The sequence GACGACCAGGACGGCTTCCCGTCCACCCTCACCACCGACGGGCTGGACCGGCCCTTCCTGCTGGTCGGCAAGGACGGCAACACCCCCGGCACGGTGCCCTGCTGGGGCGAGCTGGTCCGGCACAGCCACGGCTGGCACCGCGCGCTCACGCTGCACGGCGCCGCGCACGGCACGTACACCGACGCGGTCGTCCTGGTGCCGCAGATCACCCGCCGGCTCGACCTGCCGCGCGCCACCCTCACCGAGAACGTCGGCACGATCGCCACCCGGCGCGCCGTCACCGCCGACCGGACGCTGCTCGCCGCGTTCTTCGGCCGCTTCCTGAGCGACCGTGACGACCACGGCCTGCTCGACGGCCCCTCGCCGCGCCTGCCAGAGGTCCGCTTCGCCTCCTGACCGCGGGCTGAACGGGCTGAACGGGCCGGCCCGCCGTGCGGATCGGTGTGCGCGGCGGGCCGGAACCCTGGCGTCCGCCGGCCGGTTCCCGCCAGGATGGCGCCATGTTCTTCACGGTTCTCGCCTCGGCGGGCCTCGTCGTCGGAATCGGCGCCGCCGTCAAGGCGGTCAAAGACGAGGCCGCCTTCCTCCGGGTCCGCCGCCGGGGCATAGAAGTCCAGGCCGACGTCGTGGACAACGACGCGAGCCCCGTCGGCAACCGGAACACGTACTTCCTCACCCCGGTCGTCCGCTACCGCCTCAACGGCCGCTCCTACACGGCCGCGTTGTGCAACCCCAACGGCGCACCCGGCGGTGTCGGCGGCGGCATGACCGTCCTGGTCCACCCCGACCATCCGTACGCGCCCTACGACCGCTACGGCGGGATGGGCACCCAGTCCCGCAACCTTCTGCTGCTCTTCGCCCTCACGGTCGCGGACTTCGCGCTGATGCTCGCCCTCCGCTGAAGCCCGGACCGTCCGGTTGCCCTGGGGCTGCGGTTCGCGACGGTCGCTGATGGGCCCTCGCTCGTCGCGGAGGCCGGGCGGGGCGGGGGCCTTGGAGCCGCGGGGAGAGGTCGGGGCCGTCAGGGACGGGAGGACGACTTGGACTCGATGCGGCCCAACGGGCTTGTGCTGTCGGCCAGTTCCTTGCGGACCGCGGTCCAGCCGGTGTCGTCGAGGCCGAGGGTGTGGCGGAGGTAGGCGGTGGTGGCGCGCTGGATCAGGGCGAGCCGGCCGGGGTGCTCGTCCGTGGTCTCCCTGGCCTCGTAGCCGGGGACGCCGCCGAGCGAGTGCTCCGCGCCGAACAGGGTGAGCAGGCTCTTGTCGCCCGGGCTCAGGACGTACGGGTCGGCGAGCCAGTCCGGTCCGCGGACGGTCATCGGGGAGTCGTCCCGGTCCCCGGCGACGACGAGAGCCGGGGCCGTCATGTGCGTGAAGTCCGCGTTCATGAACGGGTAGTTCTCGGCGGCGAACGCCGACAGGTCGGCGCCGCCCCGTCCGGCCGTGGCGAGCAGCACGCCCGCCCGCACCCGCGGGTCCGACAGGTCCTCGCCGGTGCCGCTGCCCGGGTCGAGGACGCGCAGCCCCAGCAGGTTCCCCGCGGTCTGGCCGCCGAAGGAGTGCCCGGCCGCGGCGACACGGCTCCGGTCGACCCGCCCGCCGAGCCCGGGAACGGCGGCTTCCAGCAGGTCGAGCCGGTCGAGGACGCGCTTCACGTCCGCCACCCGGTGCCGCCATATCCGCGGGGTACGGGGATCGTCGGCGGGAAGGCCCACGGTCCGCGAGTCGAGGTGGGTGGGTTGCACCACCACGAAGCCGTGCGCGGCCCAGAAGTCGGTCAGCGGGCCGTAGCCATCAGCCGACGAGCCGAAACCGTGCGAGAAGACGACGACCGGCAGGTCCCGCCCGGACACCGGCGCGGTCACCCGCACCCGCAGGTCCTCGCCGCGGTCCGGCGCGTCCAGCACGATCGGCTTCACCGAGACGATCCGCGGCGGGCGCGCGCCGCCGGCTGCTTCGACGCTCGTCGGGTGGGCGAGGTCGCTGCGTGTCGGGGCAGCGCTCGTCCGGTCGGGGTTTGTCGGGTCGGGATCGGAATGCGTCATGGCGGGGTTTCCTCTCGGATGCGGTGGACGCCGGCGGGGTCCGCGGGAGGCGGGGTGCCTCAGGCCGGCGGGGTCGGGTCGTACGGGCGAGCGGCGGCCGCGCGGTATCGGGGCGCGGGTGCCCCGCCCGGTCCGGCGCGTACGCCGTTACGTGCGGTCGGCGGCGCGCCCGGGTTGGTCGCCGGCGCCCGGATCTGCCATCATGGATAAACGGGACACCGTCCCGATTGACGATACGGGACGCTGTCCCGGTTAGCAAACCCCGTAAGCGGAGAGAGGGTGAGCGCGATGGGCGAGGGCGACCAGGGCGAGGGCGCGGGGCGCGCGGCGGCCCGGCCCAAGCGGGCGGACGCGCGGCGCAACGAGGAGAACCTGCTCGACGCGGCCGCCGCGGTCTTCGTCACCTCGGGCGTCGAGGCGCCGCTGCGCGACATCGCGGCGAAGGCCGGCGTCGGCACGGCCACGATCTACCGCCACTTCCCGACCCGGGCGGACCTCATCGTCGCCGTGTACCGGCACCAGGTCGAGGCCCTCGCGGACGCGGGCCCGGCCCTGCTGGAGTCCGCCGCAACACCGCACGCCGCGCTGGGCCGATGGATCGACCTCTTCGTCGACTTCCTGGTCACCAAGCTCGG comes from Streptomyces sp. NBC_00448 and encodes:
- a CDS encoding DUF3592 domain-containing protein, with product MFFTVLASAGLVVGIGAAVKAVKDEAAFLRVRRRGIEVQADVVDNDASPVGNRNTYFLTPVVRYRLNGRSYTAALCNPNGAPGGVGGGMTVLVHPDHPYAPYDRYGGMGTQSRNLLLLFALTVADFALMLALR
- a CDS encoding alpha/beta hydrolase family protein, with translation MTHSDPDPTNPDRTSAAPTRSDLAHPTSVEAAGGARPPRIVSVKPIVLDAPDRGEDLRVRVTAPVSGRDLPVVVFSHGFGSSADGYGPLTDFWAAHGFVVVQPTHLDSRTVGLPADDPRTPRIWRHRVADVKRVLDRLDLLEAAVPGLGGRVDRSRVAAAGHSFGGQTAGNLLGLRVLDPGSGTGEDLSDPRVRAGVLLATAGRGGADLSAFAAENYPFMNADFTHMTAPALVVAGDRDDSPMTVRGPDWLADPYVLSPGDKSLLTLFGAEHSLGGVPGYEARETTDEHPGRLALIQRATTAYLRHTLGLDDTGWTAVRKELADSTSPLGRIESKSSSRP
- a CDS encoding TetR/AcrR family transcriptional regulator, producing the protein MGEGDQGEGAGRAAARPKRADARRNEENLLDAAAAVFVTSGVEAPLRDIAAKAGVGTATIYRHFPTRADLIVAVYRHQVEALADAGPALLESAATPHAALGRWIDLFVDFLVTKLGLAAVLQSDDPCFDPLHAYFLDRLLPVCTEMLDAAAAAGEIRPDVDSYELLRGVASLCVGAGGPRYDTRRLVEFLIAGLRRPS